The following coding sequences are from one Homalodisca vitripennis isolate AUS2020 chromosome 7, UT_GWSS_2.1, whole genome shotgun sequence window:
- the LOC124366794 gene encoding uncharacterized protein LOC124366794, whose product MEEIQSFILEAIVEEQEGLYSPRFYGINRRQGILIFTCENTNTTEWLMGKQDSLKTWEGASLRIVPEEEIPRARIATVYLLDSIHETTNKIMKFLKVQNKELSVGEWNVLCRSDEGKSVLLTLAVDCTTTNKLEKGPWIGYKFGKIQLRLKKKHQGNTEKPTKVEETSEKSETITTEKSTTEEMGVEKTMKVSEQSVHILPVKVRLHKPVQRSNA is encoded by the coding sequence ATGGAGGAGATCCAGAGCTTCATCCTAGAAGCTATCGTGGAGGAGCAGGAGGGTCTCTACTCTCCAAGATTTTACGGTATCAACAGGAGACAAGGAATTCTGATTTTCACCTGTGAAAACACCAATACCACTGAATGGCTAATGGGAAAGCAAGATTCCCTTAAGACTTGGGAAGGGGCCAGTCTGAGGATTGTACCAGAGGAAGAAATTCCACGTGCAAGAATTGCGACTGTCTATCTTCTTGATAGTATACATGAAACCACCAACAAGATTATGAAGTTCTTGAAAGTACAAAACAAAGAGCTCTCTGTCGGAGAATGGAACGTTCTGTGTAGAAGCGACGAGGGAAAGTCAGTACTACTTACCCTGGCAGTCGACTGTACCACAACAAACAAACTTGAGAAGGGTCCAtggatcggctacaagtttggAAAAATTCAGCTCAGACTGAAAAAGAAACACCAAGGAAACACGGAAAAACCTACAAAGGTGGAGGAGACTTCAGAGAAATCTGAGACAATCACCACGGAAAAAAGCACCACTGAAGAGATGGGAGTGGAGAAGACCATGaaggtgtcagagcaatctgtacataTCTTACCTGTAAAGGTCCGACTCCACAAACCAGTGCAGCGGTCAAACGCGTAA